A region from the Rosa rugosa chromosome 6, drRosRugo1.1, whole genome shotgun sequence genome encodes:
- the LOC133718752 gene encoding cytochrome P450 704C1-like has product MGFLYFICTFIFSVLSLFLTFFSFLTLRILTGKSIGDPNYAPVKGTVFHQLYYYKKLYDYQTRVARGTPTHRILAPDLSFIYTTDSRNIEHVVKTNFAHYSKGVISQENMCDVFGQGIFNVDGEKWKHQRKLASYEFSTRVLRDFSCSVFRRSAAKLVKIIFEFSDSNGIFDMQDLLMRCTMDSIFKVGFGVELNCLEGSSKEGIEFMKAFDESTALTSWRFVDPLWKLKRFLNIGSEATLKKYVKVIRDFVHQLIKSKRELLAGQKHGDDKEDIVSRFLLESEKNPEEMNDKYLSDIILNFMIAGKDTSANTLSWFFYMLSKNPLIQEKASQEVRDVVGLNHEANVDEFVASITDTTLEQMQYLHATLTETLRLYPAVPVDGRHAEIDDILPDGFKVKKGDGVYYMAYAMGRMPYIWGKDAEDFRPERWLKDGIFQAESPFKFVAFHAGPRICLGKDFAYRQMKIVAMALLYFFRFKLADEAKEVDYRTTFTLHIDGSLPMLAVRRTMDSYK; this is encoded by the exons ATGGGGTTCCTCTACTTCATCTGCACCTTCATATTTTCAGTACTCTCTCTTTTCCTAACCTTCTTCTCTTTCCTCACACTCAGAATCCTCACAGGCAAATCCATCGGAGACCCAAACTATGCACCAGTGAAAGGCACAGTCTTTCACCAGCTCTACTACTACAAAAAACTCTATGACTACCAAACCCGAGTGGCCAGAGGAACCCCAACTCACCGGATTCTGGCCCCGGACCTGAGTTTCATATACACAACCGACTCAAGAAACATCGAACATGTTGTCAAAACCAACTTTGCACATTATTCAAAAGGCGTGATCAGTCAGGAAAACATGTGTGATGTTTTTGGGCAAGGGATATTTAATGTTGATGGAGAAAAGTGGAAACACCAGAGGAAGCTTGCAAGCTATGAGTTCTCAACCAGGGTTCTTAGAGATTTCAGCTGTTCTGTGTTTAGAAGAAGTGCTGCAAAATTGGTGAAAATTATTTTTGAGTTTTCGGATTCAAACGGGATTTTTGATATGCAG GACTTGCTTATGAGGTGTACCATGGATTCCATATTCAAAGTTGGGTTTGGAGTTGAACTAAATTGCTTGGAAGGGTCAAGCAAAGAAGGGATAGAATTCATGAAGGCCTTTGATGAGTCGACTGCTCTAACCTCTTGGCGCTTTGTTGATCCCCTCTGGAAATTGAAAAGATTTCTCAACATTGGTTCTGAGGCCACCCTTAAAAAGTATGTCAAAGTCATACGTGATTTTGTGCACCAACTTATCAAGAGCAAGAGGGAATTGCTAGCTGGCCAGAAACATGGT GATGACAAGGAGGACATTGTCTCACGGTTTCTGTTGGAGAGTGAAAAGAATCCAGAGGAGATGAACGATAAATATCTAAGTGATATAATTCTGAATTTTATGATTGCTGGGAAAGATACAAGTGCAAATACACTCTCATGGTTCTTCTACATGCTCAGCAAGAACCCTCTAATACAGGAAAAAGCTTCACAAGAAGTTAGGGATGTTGTCGGTCTGAATCATGAAGCTAATGTCGATGAATTTGTGGCCAGTATAACTGATACAACTCTTGAACAAATGCAGTATCTTCATGCAACACTAACAGAGACCTTGAGGCTATACCCTGCAGTTCCTGTG GATGGTAGACATGCAGAGATAGATGACATTCTTCCTGATGGTTTTAAAGTGAAAAAAGGAGATGGAGTATACTATATGGCCTATGCCATGGGCAGGATGCCTTATATTTGGGGAAAAGATGCAGAGGATTTCCGACCTGAAAGATGGCTCAAGGATGGAATTTTCCAGGCTGAATCACCTTTCAAATTTGTCGCTTTTCAT GCTGGTCCTCGGATCTGTCTAGGGAAGGACTTTGCCTACCGGCAGATGAAGATAGTAGCAATGGCTCTTCTTTACTTCTTCCGCTTCAAATTGGCCGATGAAGCAAAAGAAGTTGACTACAGGACCACGTTCACCCTTCACATTGATGGCAGTCTCCCCATGCTTGCAGTTCGAAGGACAATGGACTCATACAAGTAA